The genomic DNA GCACGAGCCCGGACTCATCGAGATTGCGGACGACATGGGCGTCGACCAGTTTGTCGTACAGCGTGCGCGCTGCCATCGCGCTGTCCTCCGGAAAAACTCTTGTCCCGACCGTGCCGTCCGCCACACTGGAAATCCAATGTCGTGTTCTGATATCATTATGCAGATCATGCATAAGCAATGCAGGGATGTCGGGAGGCTGCGATGGAGATCAACTGGCTGCACGATTTCATCGCGGTTGCGACCACGCGCAGCTTTTCGCGGGCGGCCGAGCAACGCAATTGCTCACAGCCGGCGCTGAGCCGCAGAATCCAGGCGCTCGAGGTCTGGACCGGCGCACCGCTGCTGGAGCGCACCACGCACAGCGTCAATCTCACACCGGCCGGCGAAGGGTTTCGCGACATCGCCGAGGACGTCCTGCGCCGGCTCGCCGCCGGCCGGCTCGATGCTCAGGAGCGGGCCCGCGGCGCGTCCGACGTGCTGAAATTCGCCTCGACCAACGCGCTGTCGCTGACCTTCTTCCCGGATTGGCTGCGCGGCATCGAGACCGAGCTGTCGTTCGTGCCGAACGTGCAGCTCGTCGCCAACCACATGGAGGCCTGCGAACGGATCCTGCTGGCGGGCGATGCGCACTTCCTGCTCTGCCATTACCATCCGGCGGCAGCCACGGCGCTGACGCCGTCGCATTTCCGCTCGCTTCACGTCGGCAACGACAGGCTCATCCCTGCATCGGTGCCGCTTTCAGGCCGGAGCCGCAAGCCGCGTTTCAAGTTGCCGGGCTCGGCAGCCGCGCCGCTCCCATTCCTGAGCTTCCGTCCTGAATCGGGCATGGGGCGAATCCTCGAATCCGTGCGTGCGACCTCGCGGGACGACGTCTATCTACGCCCGACCTTCACCTCGCATCTTGCAAAGCTATTGGTGACGATGGTGCAGAACGGCCGCGGCATGGCTTGGCTGCCCGAAAGCCTGATCAGCGATCAGCTTGCCTCCGGCGAGATCGTCGCAGCAGGCGGCGCGGAATGGCACGTGCCGATCGAGATCCACGTGTTCCGGCCGAAGCTGCGGCTGGCCAAGGCCGCCGAGGCGTTTTGGAGTCACATCGAGAAGAACGGCGCGCGGACTTAGGGATGACAGCGGCGCGAACCGTACAGACAGCCGCGTTTATTGGCGCGGCATCGGAAGCACGAGCATTCGCTTACGCGTGCTTCTTCTTCGGCTTGGCCGCCCTCGGCACCGGCTGCGGCTCGGGATTGCCCTCGATCGAGGACAGGCGGCCCGCCGTGAAGGTATAGATGCCCGCGCGCGGGCCGGTGGTCCAGGTGACGACGGCGACGCGGCGGCCGGCGGCATCGTTGGAGAGGTTGACGTTCGAGGGCGCGCCGATGCCGCGCACCACGTCGCATTCGGTGTGGCCGAGCGCAACCGTGCCGCCCATCGGCGACGGCGCCGTCGTCGATGCGTTGGCATCGGCCGGCCCGGGCGGCGGCGTCATGCCGGCACAGGCCCCGTCGGCACTGACGAGATCCTCAGCTCCGACCGGCTTGTCGGGGGTCAGCGGCGGCGACTCGATCGAGATGTTCTTGATGAAGATGCGGCCCGGCTTCTGGAACCATTCTGCGTCCTTCGACAACAGGTCGGTCCCGCTCGAACAGCCCGCGACCAGCGGTGCTATTGCAGCCAACGCAACTATGAGCGACCTGGGAAGCTTTTGATGTCGCACGATAAACCAAATTCCCCGCGTGAAGGACCAGCCCTAAGCGATTGTCCCAACATCACTTTGCGGCACGAAGGTGACAAAAGCCAGCATCGCCCGAAAAGTCCAAATTATCATTAATTGCCAAGGACGATTGCAAAGGATGATCGCCAAGGACGCTAATTCCGACGCTGCCACCGGCCCCGTTCGTCGGCCTGCCAATAGGTGACATCAAATCCCTTCGCCTTGCAATCCGTCCAGGCACTGCGGGCGAGCGCCAGCGCATCCGGATCATCACCGTTGAACAGCAGCACCATGCGCGCATAGCCCTGCGCGTCCTCTGGGAGGGCCGCATTGTCGACCAGGAAGCGGATATGGGCGCCGTTGGGATTGCCCTCCTCGATCGCCAGCACGATCGGCTGATCGGCGGCATCGTTCACGCGCCATGTCGCGTGCGGCAGGAAGGAATCGTCGCGATAGGTCCATAAATGGGCGTCGAGCGCGTCGGCCCGTTCCTCCGAGGTCGACTGCACCACGACGCGCCAGCCGCGCTCGAGCGATTTCTCGAGAAGCGGCGGCAAGACGTTCTCCACCGTCATGTTTTGCAGATGGTAGAACAGCACTTCCGTCATCGCGAGGTCACTTGCGCTCGTAGTGATCGGCGACCAGGCGGTCGAGCAGACGGACGCCGTAGCCCGCGCCCCAGCTGTGGTTGATGTCGGTCTTCGGCGCGCCCATGGCGGTGCCGGCGATGTCGAGATGGGCCCAGGGCGTGCCGTCGACGAAGCGCTGCAGGAACTGCGCCGCGGTGATCGAGCCGCCATGACGGCCGCCGGTGTTCTTCATGTCGGCGAACTGGGAATCGATCAGCTTGTCGTATTCGGGACCGAGCGGCATGCGCCAGACCTTTTCCCCGCTCTCGGTGCCGGCCGCCAGCAGGCGTTCGGCAAGCTCGTCATTGTTGGAGAACATGCCGGCATGCTCGGTGCCGAGCGCGACCACGATCGCGCCGGTCAGCGTCGCCAGGTCCACCATGAATTTCGGCTTCACCTTCTTGGCGACGTACCAGAGCACGTCGGCCAGCACGAGGCGACCCTCCGCGTCGGTGTTGATGATCTCGATGGTCTGGCCCGACATCGAGGTGACGATATCGCCCGGCCGCTGCGCATTGCCGTCGGGCATGTTCTCGACGAGGCCGATGGCGCCGACCACGTTGGCCTTGGCTTTGCGCGCCGCCAGCGCGTGCATCAGGCCGACGACGCAGGCTGCGCCCCCCATGTCGCCCTTCATGTCCTCCATGCTGCCGGCCGGCTTGATCGAGATGCCGCCGGTGTCGAAGCAGACGCCCTTGCCGATGAAGCTGACCGGCGCCTCGCCCTTCTTGCCGCCGTCCCAGCGCATGATCACGGTCCGGCTCGGCCGCGCCGAGCCCTGGCCGACGCCGAGCAGCGCGCCCATGCCGAGCTTCTGCATCGCCTTGACGTCGAGCACCTCGACCTTGACGCCGAGCTTGCGGAGCTGACTGGCGCGGCGCGCGAATTCTTCGGGGAAGAGCACGTTCGGCGGCTCGTTGACGAGGTCGCGCGCGATGATCACGCCGTCGACGACGTGGCCGGCCGCGACAAACGCCTTCTTCGCGGCAGCGGCATCGCCGACCGCAAGCGAGATGTCGGCGCGCGGGGCCCCCTCCTCGCCGTCCTTCTTCTTGGTCTTGTAGCGGTCGAACTTGTAGGCGCGCAGGCGCAGGCCCGAGGCGATCGCAACCGCCTGCTCGCTTCCCATCGCACCATCGGGCAGTTCCGCCATGATGGTCATGGCGGCGCTTCCTGCGGGAAGCTTGCTCGCCGCCACACCGCCGAATTTGAGGAAATCGTTCGCCTTCAGGCCGGCCGCCTTGCCGGCGCCGATCACGATCAGGCGGGTGGCCTTCACCCCTTCCGGCGCCAGGACGTCCAGCGCCGCCCCGCTTTTACCCTTGAAGGCGGCAGCGGCGGCCGCGCGCTTCACGAGGTCGACGGCGCCGCCCAGCGCCTTGGCCGTCGCGGGGCCGACCTTCAGATTGTCGTCGCAGAACACGACCAGGATGCCACGGGCGGCTGATGACAGCGGGACGAAGCCGACCTTGATGGCATCGGACATGGGTAACTCCTTCAAAATTCTTGGTCTTTTTGCCGTTCACGGGTCCTGGCGGGGCGACGGATTTGAACGGCGATTCAGTGAGCCTTGCGCACTATGGGCCAGCGGCCCGGCAGATGCCAAGCGCCCCCGTGGCCGGCGGGCCACAACGAGCGAAATATTAACCATATATTGAGGGTGCCATGGGGCAGCCATTTTGTTGACGGATCAAAGGGATGGTAGTGAGAGAGTAAGCTGGCGGAAGAGGCGCTGGCCAACCTTGGGGATCCCCTGCTCGGGATTGGTTGGACCGGCGGAATTTCGGCCGACATTGGGGACTTGGTGGGATTCGTGCGGTAGCGCATGGGGTCGATCGATAAGTATATCTTCCGCACGACGCTGGCGTCGTTTGCGCTGGTCCTGGTCAGCCTCACCGGCGTGATCTGGATTACGCAGGCGTTGCGCGGCATCGACCTGATGACGAGCCAGGGTCAGACCATCCTCACCTTCCTGGGCATCACCAGCCTCGTCATCCCGGCCCTGGTCCTGATCATCTCGCCGATCGCGCTGATGATCGCGATCTCGCATACGCTGAACAAGCTCGCGACCGATTCCGAGATCATCGTGATGAATGCCGCCGGCTTCTCGCCATTCCGGCTGTTCTATCCGTTCTTCTACGCCACCTGCGTGGTGGCGCTGCTGGTTGCCTTCATCGCCGCCTATCTGGCCCCCGACGGCATGCGGCGAATCAAGCAGTGGGACGCCGAGATCACCGCGGACGTGCTCACCAACATCCTGCAGCCCGGCCGCTTTGCCCAGCTGGACAAGAACCTCACGATCCGGATTCGCGAGCGCCAGCCCGGCGGCATCCTGGCCGGCATCTTCATCGACGACCGCCGCGATCCGAACGAGCGCGTCTCGATCGTCGCAGAACGCGGCGAGGTCGTGAAGAACGAGACCGGCTCGTTCCTGGTCCTGGAGACCGGCAATCTCCAGCGCTTCGAGGCCGGCAAGCGCGATCCGGCGCTGGTGGCTTTCGGCCGCTACGGCTTCGACATGTCGAAATTCTCCAACCAGGGCCGCGACGTCACCCTGGGCATCCGCGAGCGCTATCTGTGGGAGCTGTTCTCGCCGTCCGAGGACGACCCCGTCTACAAGCAGATCCCCGGGCAATTCCGCTCGGCCCTGCATGACAGCCTGTTGGCTCCGATTTATCCGTTTGCCTTTGCCGTGCTGACCTTCGCCTTCCTCGGAGCGCCGCGCACCACCCGCCAGAGCCGCAACTTCTCGATCGGCTCGTCGATCATCGCGGTGTTCGGCCTGCGGATGGCGGGCTTTGCCTGCTCGGTGATGGCGGTGAAGTCGTCGAGCCCGGTGCTGGTGCAATATGCGATGGTCTTCGGCGCCATCGGCGTCGGGCTGTGGATGATCATCAGCGGCGTCGTGGTCGAGCCGCCCCCCGGCCTGATGGAGGCCATCAACAGGTCGAATGCGCGCATCGCGCGGCTGTTCGGACGTCCGGCCACCGCATGAGCATGCTCACCAACACACTCGGGCGCTATTTCGCCGGCCGCTTCGTGGTCGCGGCGCTCGGCGTGTTCGCCAGCATTTTCCTGCTGCTGGTGCTGGTCGACTATATCGAGATGGTGCGCAAGACCTCCGGACTGGCCTCCGCCTCGGCGCTCATGGTGGCCGAGACCTCGCTGTTCCGGGTGCCGCAGCTCCTGGAGAAGCTGACGCCGTTCTGCATGCTGATCGGCGCCATGACCTGCTATCTCGCCCTCTCCCGGCGATTGGAGCTCGTGGTCGCCCGCGCCGCCGGTATCTCGGCATGGCAGTTCATCTCGCCGGCGCTCGGCAGTGCGCTGCTGATCGGCGTGATCGCCACGGTCGCCTACAATCCGATGTCGGCCAATTTGCGTGAAGCCTCCAAGCGCATGGAGGCCGAGCTGTTCGGCTCGGCGCCCGGCGGCGGCATCCAGGACGCCTCCGGCTTCTGGCTCAATCAGGTGACCAGCGACGGCCAGACCATCATCAATGCGGCGCGCAGCGAGCAGCAGGGCATCCGGCTCACGGGGCTGACGCTGTTCCGGTTCGACCCCGAGCAGCACTTCAAGGAGCGGGTCGAGGCGCGCGAGGCGACGCTCGAGGCCGGCCGCTGGCTGTTCAAGGGCGTCCGCCGCTTTTCGCTGGACGCCCCGCCGATCGACCAGGCCACGCTCGAGATTCCGACGACGCTGACCGAGGCGCAGGTCCGCAACAGCTTTTCCACCCCGGAAACTGTGTCCTTTTGGCAACTACCGAGCTACATCCGCTCGTCCGAAAGCTCGGGCTTCGCGACAGCGGGATACCGACTCCAGTATCAGAAGCTTCTGGCACAGCCATTTTTGCTGGCCGCCATGGTGATGCTCGCGGCCTCCGTGTCGTTGCGCTTCTTCCGGATGGGCGGCGTGCAAAAGATGGTTTTGAGTGGCGTGGGCGCAGGCTTTCTGCTCTACGTTCTGTCGAAAGTGACTGAAGACTTGAGCAAGGCTGAGTTGATGCATCCGATCGCTGCGGCGTGGTTGCCCGTGGTGGTGGGCGGCCTCACCGGCTTTTTGGCCTTGTTGTACCAGGAGGACGGTTAGTGACTGCCGTCCATCGAGGACCCGTGTCTCGTTTGACGCGCCGCATGGTGATGCGCGCGAACGGGTGCGGCTTGTCTCTTCGCAGGATCGTGATGGCTGTCGCGACGGCGGCCTCGCTCGGCGCGCTGATCGACGTTGCCGCCGTGGCGCCGGCCTCCGCCCAATACACCTACAATCCGCTGCCGCCGCGTCCGAAGCCGGCGAAGGCCGCCAACGACAACCAGATGCTGGTTCAGGCGACCGAGGTCGACTACGACTACAACAATTCGCGTGTTTCCGCGGTCGGTAACGTCCAGCTGTTCTACAACGGAACCAGCGTCGAGGCCGACAGGGTCATCTACGACCAGAAGACCAAGCGGCTGCATGCCGAAGGCAACATCCGCATGACGGATGCCGACGGCAAGATCACCTATGCCGAGATCATGGATCTCTCGGATGATTACCGCGACGGTTTCGTCGATTCGCTGCGCGTGGACACGGCCGACCAGACCCGCATGGCCGCCAGCCGCGCCGACCGCTCCAGCGGCAACTACACGGTGTTCGAGAACGGCGTCTACACGGCCTGCGCGCCGTGTAAGGACGATCCGAAGAAGCCGCCGCTGTGGCAGGTCAAGGGTGCGCGCATCATCCACGACCAGCAGGAGAAGATGCTGTATTTCGAGACGGCACAGCTCGAATTCTTCGGCGTGCCCCTCGCCTACATGCCCTATTTCTCGACGCCCGACCCGACCGTGAAGCGCAAGAGCGGCTTCCTGATGCCGGGCTACATTGCCGGCACGTCGAACACGGGCTACGGCGTCGAGGTTCCCTATTATTGGGCGATCGCGCCCGACATGGACGCAACCATCACCCCCCGCATCCTGTCGCGACAGGGCGTGCTGCTGCAGGGCGAATTCCGCCAGCGCCTGATCGACGGCGCCTACCAGATCCGCGCCTATGGCATCGACCAGCTCGATCCCGGCGCGTTTAGCGGCCAGCCCGGCGACCGCCAGTTCCGCGGCGCCGTCGACACCAAGGGTCAGTTCGCGCTGAACGACAAATGGGTCTGGGGCTGGGACGGCGTCGTGATGTCCGACTACTATTTCTTCTCGGACTACCGCCTCTATCAGTACCGCGATCCGCTCGGCTCGTTCCTGCTGCTGCCGACGGAGGCGCTGTCGCAGCTCTATCTGACCGGTGTCGGCAACCGCAGCTTCTTCGACGCCCGCACGATGTACTGGCTGAGCTATTCGGGCAACCAGAGCCAGGTGCCGATCGTCTATCCGGTGATCGACTATTCCAACGTGCTCAACTATCCGGTGTTCGGCGGCGAGTTCAGCTACAAGACCAATTTCGTGAACCTGTCGCGCGAGCAGGCGGCGTTCGATCCGATCACGACGACCGCCAACACGAGCAGCCTGTGCACGACGGCATCGGCCGATCCGCTGGCGCGCCTGCCCTCGCAGTGCCTGCTGCGCGGCTTCCCCGGCACCTACACCCGCCTCACGGCGGAAGCGCAATGGCGCAAGTCCTTCACCGATCCGCTCGGCCAGATCTGGACGCCGTTCGCGAGCCTGCGCGCCGACGCGATCAATTCCTCGGTCTCCAACCAGCCGGGCGTGTCGAACTATCTTCCCGTCGGCGACACCCAGGCGTTCCGCCTGATGCCGACCGTGGGTCTCGAATATCGCTACCCCTTCATCAACATCCAGCCCTGGGGATCGACCACGCTCGAGCCGATCGCGCAGATCATCATCCGGCCGAACGAGACCTATGCCGGCAAGCTGCCGAACGAGGACGCCCAGAGCATGGTGTTCGACGCCTCGAACCTGTTCAGCGTCGACAAGTTCTCCGGCTACGACCGCGTCGAGGGCGGCGGCCGCGCCAATGTCGGCGTGCAGTCCACCACGCAGTTCGACAGGGGCGGCGCGGTCAAGGTGCTGTTCGGCCAGTCCTACCAGCTGTTCGGCATGAATTCCTTCGCGGTCCAGGACAGCATCAACACCGGCCTCAATTCCGGCCTGGACAAGCCGCGCTCCGATTACGTCGCGAGCGCCAGCTATTCGCCCAACAGCACGTACACGTTCAGCGTCCGCTCCCGCATGGATGAGCAGACCTGGAACGTGCAGCGCTTCGAGGCGGAAGGCCGCGCCAACTTCAATCGCTGGTCGGTCAGCGTACTGTACGGCAATTACGCAGCGCAGCCGGAGCTCGGCTATCTGACCCGCCGTGAGGGTATCCTGACCTCGGGATCGCTGAAGGTCGCGAACAATTGGGTGGTGTCGGGCTCGGCGCGGTGGGACCTCGAGGCCAACAAGATCAACCAATATGTGCTCGGCGCGGGCTATGTCGACGATTGCTTCGTGCTGGCGGCGAACTACGTAACTTCGTATAGTTATTCAGCGGGCACCACGCCGCCCGTGCTGAGCCATGCGTTCATGTTCCAGATCGGCCTGCGCACGCTGGCAACCTCGACGACGGCCAGCAGTTCCTCCGGCCTCCAGTGAACGGTTTGAAGTGCCGGCCGCGCTTGCCCTCATCACAGGCTCGACGCGGCTGACATGCGAGCGACAATCATGACGACCCTATTGCCCGTTTTCCGCCTCCTCCTTGCCGTCAGCGCCGGGCTGATCCTGACCGGACTGCCCTCGGCCTCGCGCGCGCAGAACATCGTCGTCATGGTCAACGGCGATCCGATCACCGATTTCGACATCGAGCAGCGCTCCAAGCTCGACCAGCTGACGACACAGAAGACCCCGAGCCGGCAGGAGGTCATTAACGAGCTGATCGACGACAAGGTGAAGATGAAGGAGGGCAGGAAGTACGGGGTCGATCCCGGCGTCTCCGACGTCAACCAGTCCTACGAGGGCATGGCGCAGCGCATGCGCATCTCGCCGGAGCAGCTCACCAAGTCGCTCGAATCCAAAGGCGTGCGCCCCGAAACGCTGAAGGGCCGCATGAAGGCCGAGATGGTTTGGACCAGCCTCGTGCGCGGCCGCTTCAAGGAGAAGCTGCTGGTCGGCGAACGCGACGTCGCCCAGGCCGTGCAGGCCCAGACCGGCGACAAGCTGCAGATCGAAGGCACCGAATACAAGATGCAGCCGATCGTGCTGATCGTGCCGCGCGGCTCGTCCGCCGCGTTCCTGGAGACGCGGAAGAAGGAAGCCGAGACCTATCGGTCGCGTGTCGGAAGCTGCGAGGAAGCCAATTCGCTGTTCCGCTCGACACCGAACGCCACCATCCGCGACAGCGTCACCAAGACCACCGCGGAGCTGCCGGAGGCGTTGCGCAAGGTGCTCGACGACACGCCGATCGGCCACCTCACCGCGCCCGAGCTGACCAAGAACGGCATCGAGATGGTGGTGCTGTGCTCGCGCAAGCCGACCATGATCGACACGCCGAAGAAGCGCGAGGTCCGCGAGAAGATGTATCAGGAGAAGTACGAGAAGACCCAGAAGGCCTATCTCGACGATCTCCGCAAGGCGGCGATGATCGAATATCGCAACCATCGCTGATGGCCGCTTCCGCAGCAAAGGCGCTTCCCCTTCCTCTTGCGCTGACCCTGGGCGAGCCCGCCGGCATCGGCCCCGACATCACGATCGCGGCCTGGCTGCGGCGCCGCGAGCTGAACCTGCCCGCCTTCTATCTGCTCGGTGACGAGGCGCTGATCGCGCGCCGCGCCAGGGCGCTCGCCACCTCGCTGGGGGCCGACGTCAGGACCGCGGCGGTGAGCCCCGGCGAGGCCGCTTCGGCCTTCACCGATGCCCTGCCCGTGGTTGCCACCGGCGAGCGCGCCACCGCCGAGCCCGGCAAGCCCGATGCATCAAGCGCGCCCGCCGCACTCGCCTCGATCCGGCAGGCGGTCGCGGATGTCCGCGAGGGCCGCGCCGGCGCGGTCGTCACCAATCCGATCGCCAAGAGCGTGCTCTACCGCGCGGGCTTCCGACATCCCGGCCACACCGAATTCCTCGCCGAGCTCGCCGCGGAGAACAGGCGCGTGCCGCAGCCCGTGATGATGCTGTGGTCGCCGCAACTCGCCGTGGTGCCCGTGACCATTCACGTCTCGATCCGCGACGCCCTGGCAGAGCTCAGCAGCGAGCTGATCGTCTCGACCGTGCGCATCGTCGCAACCGAGCTGAAATCCCGCTTCGGAATCGCGCGGCCGCGCATCGCGGTCTCCGGCCTCAATCCGCATGCCGGCGAGGACGGCTCGCTCGGCCACGAGGAGCAGACCGTCATCGCCCCCGCGCTCAGGACCCTGCGCGGCGACGGCATCGAGACCAGGGGCCCGCTGCCCGCCGACACCATGTTCCACGAGGCCGCGCGCAGCACCTATGACTGCGCCGTCTGCATGTATCACGACCAGGCGCTGATCCCGATCAAGACCGTCGCCTTCGACAACGCGGTCAACGTCACGCTCGGCCTGCCCTTTGTCCGCACCTCGCCCGACCACGGCACCGCCTTCGATATCGCCGGCACGGCGAAGGCCAATCCGGCCAGCCTGATCGCGGCGCTCCGGCTCGCCAGCCGCATGGCGGCCGCGAACATCCGATGAGCGCGATCGACGACCTCCCGCCGCTGCGCGAGGTCATTCGCCGGCACGCGCTGTCGGCGCGCAAATCGCTCGGCCAGAACTTCCTGCTCGATCTCAATCTCACGGCGCGCATCGCGCGCGCCGCGGCGCCGCTCGAGGATTCCACCATCGTCGAGATCGGCCCCGGCCCGGGCGGGCTGACGCGCGCACTGCTCGCGCTCGGCGCCAAACGCGTCATCGCCATCGAGCACGACGAGCGCGCGATCCCTGCCTTGCAGGATATTTCCGCGCGCTACCCTGACAGGCTCGAGATCGTGCATGGCGATGCCATGACTTTCGATCCCCGGCCGTCGCTCAATGGCGAGCGGGCAAAAATCGTCGCCAATTTGCCCTACAACATCGCGACCCAGCTCCTGATCAACTGGCTCACCACCGAGCCCTGGCCACCCTGGTACGACATGATGGTGCTGATGTTCCAGCGCGAGGTCGGCGAGCGCATCGTGGCGCACGAGGACGAGGAGGCCTATGGCCGGCTCGGCGTGCTCGCCAACTGGCGCTGCGAGACCAAGATCCTGTTCGACATTGCGCCATCCGCCTTCGTGCCGCCGCCGAAGGTAACCTCCTCCGTCGTGCGCCTCACGCCGCGCGCAGCGCCACTGCCGTGCGATCGCAAGCTGCTCGAACAGGTCGCGGCCAGCGCCTTCGGCCAGCGCCGCAAGATGCTGCGCCAAAGCCTGAAGTCGCTCGGCGTCGATCCCGCGCGGCTTGCTGCGGCCGCCGGCGTCGATGCGACGCGGCGCGCCGAGACCATTCCGATAAAGGGCTTTGTTGCCATGGCCCGGGAATTGGCGGATATACGCAGCGAAGCCGAGTAACGAAGAAATTCCGGAGGAAAGAAAATGGCGTTGATGCGCAGGCAGTCCCTGGTCAAGTTCGACGCGCCCTTGTGCGAGACCATCGTCGACACGCCGAAGCCGCAAGGGCGCGAGGTGCTGGTGCGCATCGAGCGCTGCGGCCTCTGCCATTCCGACCTGCACATCCAGGACGGCTATGCCGATCTCGGCGGTGGCAAGAAGCTCGACACCACGCGCGGCATGACGCTGCCCTTCACGCTGGGCCACGAGATCGCCGGCGTGGTCGACGAGGTCGGCCCTGACGTCGCGGCCAATCTCGTCGGCACGAAGAAAGCCGTCTTCCCCTGGATCGGCTGCGGCCAGTGCCGCGATTGCGCCAACGGCGATGAGAACCTCTGCGTGAAGCAGCGCTTCCTCGGCGTGTCCATCGATGGCGGATTTGCCACCCACGTGCTGGTGCCCGACGCGAAATATCTGCTCGACTACGATCCCCTGCCCGTCAACCAGGCCGCGACGCTGATGTGCTCCGGCGTTACCGCCTATGGCGCGCTCAAGCGCCTGGTCGACCGTCCGCGCCAGCGCAACCTCCTGCTGATCGGCCTCGGCGGCGTCGGCATGATGGGCCTGTCGTTCGCGCAGGCGATGTTCAAGCAGCCGATCACGGTCGCCGACCTCTCGCCCGCCGCGCGCGACACCGCGCTGAACAACGGTGCCGCAGTCGCCTACGATCCGTCCGAGCTCGACGTGATCAAGCGAATCCTGAAAGAGACCGAAGGCGGCTTCGATGAGATCGTCGATTTCGCCGGCAACGAGAAATCGATGGCCTTTGCGGTCGCGGTTGCCGCGCGCGGCGGCAAGATCGTGGTCTCCGGCCTGATGGGCGGCCAGTTCACGCTGCCGATGGTGCAATGGGTCTACAAGCGCATGACCATCGAGGGCTTCATGGTCGGCACGCTCGCCGAGGCCCAGGAGCTGATGGCGCTGGCGCGCGCCGGCAAGATCAAGCCGACGCCGATGCGCGAGGAGCCGATGGGCGACGTCCAGAAATGGATCGACGAGCTTCGTGCCGGCAAGGTCGTCGGCCGCATCGTGCTGAAGAACTGACCGATCGCTTGCTGCGGGCCTGGCGCAAGTCGGGCCCGCCGCACGGAACGCCTTCGACCCCGCCGCGTTGGCAGCGCATGTCCATTCGTTGCACTGTCGAAAGCGCATTCTTCATCGCCTGGAGCTGCCTGGAGCAGAGCGGCGAGCTCGGCCCTCCCGACGAGAGCGCGAACGTCATTCTCGACGCCATCGAAGCCCAGCTCAAGACCGGCGAACGCCGGCAGCTGATGCTCGCCAACCGGGCGATCGACGCCTATCGCGCGCATGCGGCCAAACGCCGATCCTCATGGGATCGCGAAGCGCGCTTCGGCTGACAGATCCTTGCCGCCCTCGGGCCGCCGGCCCGGCGGCATTCAGGCGGATTGCGGCCGGCGGTCCGTCGGGCCAAGCGCACGGGGTACGGCGCCTGGCGCTGTGACGGTACGCCAATCCGCGGCCCCGCTATGTTCACTCCTGAACAGACCTCGCGGCAATCGACGCTGAGGGCGCCGCCTGCAATCCCCGCCGCGCGAGCTTTCCGGAATTCCGGAAAGCCGTCGCCTCAACTTTTCAGCTCTCGGCGAGGTCTTGTGTGCACTTTGGAACCGTTGGTTCCGCCACGGAAACGTAGGGTTCTGGGCGGCGCCGATTCCCGGCCAGACAAGAGAAGAAACTGTGACCGGTCGGCCCCAGAACGATCTACTCCGTCAGCTTGCCCCACGAGATTTCGAGCTTCTCGCACCCTATCTCCAGCCGGTCGAAGTCGAGGCGAGCCACATCCTGCATCACGCCGGTGACGCCGTGGCGGCGGTTCATTTCCCCTGCGGCCCTACGCTTGTCTCGTTCGCCGTTCCGGTCGAGGATGATCGCGAGGTCGAGAGCCTGTTGATCGGACGCGAGGGTGCGGTGGGTATTGCCGCCGGCCGCAATCCGCCACTCGCCTATTCCCGCGTCGTCGTGAAACTGGGCGGCACGCTCGTCCGGCTGCCGCTGCGCGCGCTCGAGCAGGCGCAGCAGAGATCCGCGGCGCTGCAGGAGGTGTTT from Bradyrhizobium sp. CCBAU 53351 includes the following:
- a CDS encoding DNA polymerase III subunit chi → MTEVLFYHLQNMTVENVLPPLLEKSLERGWRVVVQSTSEERADALDAHLWTYRDDSFLPHATWRVNDAADQPIVLAIEEGNPNGAHIRFLVDNAALPEDAQGYARMVLLFNGDDPDALALARSAWTDCKAKGFDVTYWQADERGRWQRRN
- the lptG gene encoding LPS export ABC transporter permease LptG, whose amino-acid sequence is MSMLTNTLGRYFAGRFVVAALGVFASIFLLLVLVDYIEMVRKTSGLASASALMVAETSLFRVPQLLEKLTPFCMLIGAMTCYLALSRRLELVVARAAGISAWQFISPALGSALLIGVIATVAYNPMSANLREASKRMEAELFGSAPGGGIQDASGFWLNQVTSDGQTIINAARSEQQGIRLTGLTLFRFDPEQHFKERVEAREATLEAGRWLFKGVRRFSLDAPPIDQATLEIPTTLTEAQVRNSFSTPETVSFWQLPSYIRSSESSGFATAGYRLQYQKLLAQPFLLAAMVMLAASVSLRFFRMGGVQKMVLSGVGAGFLLYVLSKVTEDLSKAELMHPIAAAWLPVVVGGLTGFLALLYQEDG
- the lptF gene encoding LPS export ABC transporter permease LptF — protein: MGSIDKYIFRTTLASFALVLVSLTGVIWITQALRGIDLMTSQGQTILTFLGITSLVIPALVLIISPIALMIAISHTLNKLATDSEIIVMNAAGFSPFRLFYPFFYATCVVALLVAFIAAYLAPDGMRRIKQWDAEITADVLTNILQPGRFAQLDKNLTIRIRERQPGGILAGIFIDDRRDPNERVSIVAERGEVVKNETGSFLVLETGNLQRFEAGKRDPALVAFGRYGFDMSKFSNQGRDVTLGIRERYLWELFSPSEDDPVYKQIPGQFRSALHDSLLAPIYPFAFAVLTFAFLGAPRTTRQSRNFSIGSSIIAVFGLRMAGFACSVMAVKSSSPVLVQYAMVFGAIGVGLWMIISGVVVEPPPGLMEAINRSNARIARLFGRPATA
- a CDS encoding LysR family transcriptional regulator codes for the protein MEINWLHDFIAVATTRSFSRAAEQRNCSQPALSRRIQALEVWTGAPLLERTTHSVNLTPAGEGFRDIAEDVLRRLAAGRLDAQERARGASDVLKFASTNALSLTFFPDWLRGIETELSFVPNVQLVANHMEACERILLAGDAHFLLCHYHPAAATALTPSHFRSLHVGNDRLIPASVPLSGRSRKPRFKLPGSAAAPLPFLSFRPESGMGRILESVRATSRDDVYLRPTFTSHLAKLLVTMVQNGRGMAWLPESLISDQLASGEIVAAGGAEWHVPIEIHVFRPKLRLAKAAEAFWSHIEKNGART
- a CDS encoding leucyl aminopeptidase, translating into MSDAIKVGFVPLSSAARGILVVFCDDNLKVGPATAKALGGAVDLVKRAAAAAAFKGKSGAALDVLAPEGVKATRLIVIGAGKAAGLKANDFLKFGGVAASKLPAGSAAMTIMAELPDGAMGSEQAVAIASGLRLRAYKFDRYKTKKKDGEEGAPRADISLAVGDAAAAKKAFVAAGHVVDGVIIARDLVNEPPNVLFPEEFARRASQLRKLGVKVEVLDVKAMQKLGMGALLGVGQGSARPSRTVIMRWDGGKKGEAPVSFIGKGVCFDTGGISIKPAGSMEDMKGDMGGAACVVGLMHALAARKAKANVVGAIGLVENMPDGNAQRPGDIVTSMSGQTIEIINTDAEGRLVLADVLWYVAKKVKPKFMVDLATLTGAIVVALGTEHAGMFSNNDELAERLLAAGTESGEKVWRMPLGPEYDKLIDSQFADMKNTGGRHGGSITAAQFLQRFVDGTPWAHLDIAGTAMGAPKTDINHSWGAGYGVRLLDRLVADHYERK